GGCTCTGGAGCCGAAAGAAAAAAACTTGTAATACAACGACTCAGCCCCATCCGATAACATGGCCGCGCCGTCCGCCGCTGAAAGACATCAACGCCATTTTCGCTGAAATGAAAGACGGGAAAATCACAGGCCGTAGGGTAATCGAACTGCCACTGTAAGCCGCGATTTATTAATATAAAACGAGAGTGCACAGCGCTATCCCGTCTGTTTTCTCCATCTCTTAGCTAAGCGCTTGTGTATTACCGGGGCACACGAGCTGCTTACTTTTAATATGGTAAACCTCAACATCAGGACGCGTGAAAAAGGCGATTTCCCACGGGTTTTTGGTGACAAATTCATGGCGCACTTTTTCATAGAGCGGATTGTCGCGCGCAATAATAAACGCGTCCCCTTCAATAATGGTGTAGTTCCATTCAATGGCTCGTTCGAAGGTATAATGGCTGCGCTCATCCATCGCAAAAAAGCAGTGCGGATTGCGTTTGAGTAACTGAGATTTAAAAGTTTCGGGGAACGTAATCAGGAAAATATCGTTATCCACGGACGACAGGAACGCCAGCACCGTGGTATGCGGCTGTTCGGCGGCCATGGTAATCAATACGCCAACTTTATTGGAGAAATCCTGCTTTTCCGTCAGCGGAAAATCCACCATTGGCGTCAGAGGTACAGGCATTGACGGGCGATCATCTTGCGGAAACTGATAACCCGGTTCGCGGATATCCAGCACGGGTGTGAAACCATGCAGGAGCTGACATTCCCTTGGTTCCAGTACCACCCAATCACCGTCGCTTGCTATTACGCGTCCTTTGTAAGAGGCGCGATAGACCTGAATATTGGCATCAAACTCATCGACCCCAGAGCGGTTATCAAGGTGAATGGTTGCCAGATCGCCAACGACAAACTCATGTCCGTGCGGGAAAAAAACGCGCAGGCTGTTATCCGCATTGGGATAGACGCCGCAAATATGGATGACCATGCCATCCTGCTTATAACCCGCCAGTACACCGAGAGTTTGCTTTCCGAGATAGCTCACGAGACTCATACATCACGCCTTATTCAGATTGGGCTTCAGAGAGGGATATCGCCCGGCTTCGTTCGGGCCGTTCCAGCAACGGTCAGGGATTATTTGAGAAATCACTCCGTTTGACCGCATGACTTCCTACCTATCAACGGAGAAAGCGCTGAAAACTTTAGGCTTAATGCCTATCTATTTAAGGAATAAGTGCACATCGGGACATTTATCCCCCTCACTCAGGCAAGTGAGGGACTCGTAATGTGTTATTGCTAACCTCAGTAGTTATCCACTCGGTCATCTGCTTAATGGCGCCGGGTGCATAAGCCTTCCGGCCTAGAATCATGAAGGCTCCCCTTTTCCACTGCGGCCATTCCGGCGTGAGTTGGTAATTGAACAACCGTGCGCGCAGTAATCCATGCGTCGCTTCCGGCACAACGACGACTTGCTGATGAAGGCGGGCAGTCAGGAGTTGCTGATATCTCGCCGCATTCTTCTGCGGATCGACATTGAGATCGTCGCTCCCCCATAGCGCCAACACTGGGCCAGACATTGTGCTAACGCTTTTCGTGGCATCAGCCAGATAGCTACGAGCAATGAAGGCAAACCGGCGAGGCTCGATATCCGGCCGCTGAGTGGGATAGGCAAGTTCAGGCTGGCCGAAAACAGCATCATTGGCTTTTAACTCGGCGCTGACCTGACGTTCAATCTCCGCTCCCGACAATCCAGCATGCGCCAGCTTCTGGCGAGTATAATAGACACCCTGTTCTCTCCAGTTGAGCGCCCCGCCAACAATCACGGAGAACGCGGGCTGAAACTTACCAGCGGCGGATGGAATGACCCAGCCAGCCTGAGAAAACCCAAGAAATCCGATCTTGCGCCGATCCATTTCAGGAAGCGATCTGACTGCATTCAGCGCAGCACCCGCTTCATCAATACGATCTTGCATAGATTGATTCAGCCAATCACCTGAGCTTTCCCCAACGCCGGGTTTATCCCAGGTAAAAACGCCAATCCCGGCGTCAATAAACTGGTTAATTAAAGGGAGATAGCCAGACTCGGAGAATCGATCTTGCGCCCCATCGCCATGAACAATCAGCACAATGGGCGGAGATGTAATGCCTTTCGGCACAATCAAAGAACCAACCAGAACATTCTGCCCCGACGGAAAATGGTGCGTCGACACAGTGGCGTTATCCAACTCAAAGTCAGATAGCCCTGAAAGCGTAAACAGCGTGGCCATAACGACAATCGACAACACACCAATCCACACTTTCCCTTTTTTCATCTGCATGGTTCTCATTTCGCTGCAAAAACGCATTAATTTAGCGGTTATTTCAGCGCCAGCATAGCGATTCCCACACCGACCAGCATCAGACAAAATGCACCGCGCAGGTAAACGATTGGCAGCTTGTGCGCTAAAGCCACGCCCCAGGACACACTAAATATTCCCCCCAGCGCCAGTGGTAAACCGATACTCCAGTCAACGTTACCCGCCTGCGAATAAGATAGCAGTGCCGCCAATGCACCCGGTACAACAAGTATCAGTGCCATACCCTGCGCCTGCGTTTGCGCAAAGGCAAACAGTGTAACCAGCACTGGCACCACCACCAGACCGCCGCCGACAGTAAAAATACCGGACATAAACCCGCTAGCTACACCGAGCAGCGGTAGGTATTTGGTCGACAGCACAATTTCCGACGTTTGGCTGCGCTTCTTGTTATACCACTGCCAGATATAAAACGCCGCCAACACCAGCAGGAAAGTGGCAAAGGCGCGCTGGAGATTGTGAACATCAATCGATGACGCGATGTGAGCAGCAAGGTAGGCAGACCCCGTTGCGAAAGCGCACATGGTCAAAGCCACCCGTGTATCAATACGGTTACGCTGGCGATAGCGTAGAAAACCAATCAGTACGTTAGGCGTAATCATCACCAACGCAGTTCCCTGTGCCATATGTTGATCCATCCCGAAGAGCACGCCCAGAATCGGAATCGCGATAAGCCCACCGCCAATTCCCAGCATTCCTCCGCAAAGTCCCAGTCCGATCCCCAAAAGCAAACACAACAAAATATCGCTGAACATCATTAAGCTAAACATAACCTAACCAGATAACCCATAAGGTAAAAATAAAGAGAGAACAACACCATCCTAGGTGCAGAGCCGCGTTTTGATAATTCCTGAATCGTCAATGACCCTTTCCTGTTAGGAAAACCTCCGACTGTGCTAACGTACAGCGTGACATAAGACATATGACGGCATGCTGCGCGGAATCAAATTGCCAGCTATTGTGCGGTTTTCCAGCTCGGCTGAGGACTTTCGATAAACCATGATTAATCCAGCGCATTTTGACCTTCAGTCGCTCCGCATCTTTTTGCAGGTTGCTCAGACGGG
The window above is part of the Pectobacterium araliae genome. Proteins encoded here:
- a CDS encoding sulfite exporter TauE/SafE family protein, which gives rise to MFSLMMFSDILLCLLLGIGLGLCGGMLGIGGGLIAIPILGVLFGMDQHMAQGTALVMITPNVLIGFLRYRQRNRIDTRVALTMCAFATGSAYLAAHIASSIDVHNLQRAFATFLLVLAAFYIWQWYNKKRSQTSEIVLSTKYLPLLGVASGFMSGIFTVGGGLVVVPVLVTLFAFAQTQAQGMALILVVPGALAALLSYSQAGNVDWSIGLPLALGGIFSVSWGVALAHKLPIVYLRGAFCLMLVGVGIAMLALK
- a CDS encoding alpha/beta hydrolase family protein; translation: MQMKKGKVWIGVLSIVVMATLFTLSGLSDFELDNATVSTHHFPSGQNVLVGSLIVPKGITSPPIVLIVHGDGAQDRFSESGYLPLINQFIDAGIGVFTWDKPGVGESSGDWLNQSMQDRIDEAGAALNAVRSLPEMDRRKIGFLGFSQAGWVIPSAAGKFQPAFSVIVGGALNWREQGVYYTRQKLAHAGLSGAEIERQVSAELKANDAVFGQPELAYPTQRPDIEPRRFAFIARSYLADATKSVSTMSGPVLALWGSDDLNVDPQKNAARYQQLLTARLHQQVVVVPEATHGLLRARLFNYQLTPEWPQWKRGAFMILGRKAYAPGAIKQMTEWITTEVSNNTLRVPHLPE